In Sulfurospirillum tamanense, one DNA window encodes the following:
- the ligA gene encoding NAD-dependent DNA ligase LigA — protein sequence MTYEVYLDTIATLNAWAHAYYVLDNPIASDEEYDVLYHRALAFEQENPERIAPDSPSLRVGGEVLEGFEKALHLSPMWSMEDVFSEEEFLAWIGRVKKTKEQFSFYCEPKFDGASLNLVYEDGVLAKAITRGNGNEGENVTQSVKTIRSIPLRIPHLGTIEIRGEVVIPLEDFEGMNAARAKAGEALFANPRNAAAGSLRQLDTAVTAGRKLVFYPWGIGVNTLQEAKLSQKMEKIYTFGFLRPPKALSTQSTQAVMALYHELCAYDSPMMMDGMVVKIDEISLQEELGYTVKNPRWMVAFKFPALEKTTRVLSVDLQVGRTGVVTPVANVEPVMLAGVKVERATLHNFDEIQRKDLRVGDAVILIRSGDVIPKITKVLAERRSGELSPILRPTQCPECGSELLDEGALIKCQNLSCAARVVGAIIHFASKKCLNIDGLGERIVMQLFEMGKINTVGDLYTLTPQDLEGLEGFKAKKITNLLDAIEASKGAPLERFIAGLGMEHIGEVAAKKLAYAFGEAFLEANHDALLVLEGFGEEMAQSVLEFARVNREKVAGLLAHVAPKIPEKTQIIPSYFTGKTVVVTGSMRMPRESIKALLEAHGAKVSGSVSKKTDVVIFGEDAGSKLDKAITLGVETMPETTLHELISQSHAS from the coding sequence ATGACCTATGAAGTCTACCTCGATACAATCGCCACACTCAATGCGTGGGCCCATGCCTATTATGTCTTAGACAATCCCATCGCCAGTGATGAAGAGTACGACGTTTTATACCATCGTGCGCTTGCATTTGAGCAAGAAAACCCTGAACGCATTGCGCCAGATTCTCCCTCATTGCGCGTGGGTGGTGAAGTGCTAGAAGGGTTTGAAAAAGCCCTGCACCTAAGCCCCATGTGGAGCATGGAAGATGTGTTTAGTGAGGAAGAGTTTTTAGCGTGGATTGGACGTGTAAAGAAGACCAAAGAACAGTTTTCTTTTTACTGTGAGCCAAAATTTGACGGGGCGAGTTTGAACTTGGTCTATGAGGATGGGGTTTTAGCCAAGGCCATCACAAGAGGCAACGGAAACGAGGGGGAAAATGTTACTCAAAGTGTGAAAACCATCCGCTCCATTCCCTTGCGCATCCCGCACCTTGGCACTATTGAGATTCGAGGCGAAGTGGTCATCCCTTTGGAAGATTTTGAGGGCATGAACGCTGCGCGTGCCAAGGCGGGTGAGGCGTTGTTTGCCAATCCACGCAACGCAGCAGCGGGGAGTTTGCGCCAGCTTGATACGGCAGTGACGGCGGGACGAAAATTGGTGTTTTACCCGTGGGGTATTGGTGTAAACACCTTGCAGGAAGCAAAACTTAGCCAAAAAATGGAAAAAATTTACACTTTTGGGTTTTTGCGCCCCCCTAAGGCACTGAGCACCCAAAGTACCCAAGCAGTGATGGCCCTCTACCATGAACTTTGCGCCTATGATTCGCCCATGATGATGGATGGGATGGTCGTGAAAATTGATGAGATTAGCCTCCAAGAAGAGTTAGGCTATACGGTCAAAAATCCCCGCTGGATGGTGGCGTTTAAATTTCCCGCTTTAGAAAAAACCACGCGGGTGTTGAGCGTGGATTTGCAAGTAGGGCGCACGGGCGTGGTAACCCCTGTGGCCAATGTGGAGCCTGTGATGCTAGCGGGTGTAAAAGTAGAGCGGGCGACCTTGCATAACTTCGATGAAATACAACGCAAAGACCTGCGGGTAGGGGACGCGGTCATTTTGATTCGCAGTGGGGATGTGATTCCTAAAATCACCAAAGTGCTGGCCGAGCGCCGTAGTGGTGAACTCTCCCCTATCCTTCGCCCAACGCAATGCCCAGAATGCGGCAGTGAGCTGTTGGATGAGGGTGCTTTGATTAAGTGCCAAAACCTCAGCTGTGCCGCGCGCGTGGTGGGGGCGATTATCCATTTTGCTTCCAAAAAATGTTTGAACATCGACGGCTTGGGCGAGCGGATTGTGATGCAACTTTTTGAGATGGGTAAGATTAATACCGTGGGAGATTTGTACACGTTAACACCTCAGGATTTAGAAGGATTAGAAGGCTTTAAAGCCAAAAAAATCACCAACCTTTTGGATGCCATCGAGGCGAGCAAAGGCGCGCCGTTGGAGCGGTTTATCGCAGGGCTTGGGATGGAGCACATCGGGGAAGTGGCGGCCAAAAAACTCGCGTACGCTTTTGGGGAAGCGTTTTTGGAAGCAAACCATGACGCGCTGTTGGTGCTGGAGGGCTTTGGGGAAGAGATGGCCCAAAGTGTGCTAGAATTCGCCCGCGTTAACCGCGAAAAGGTGGCGGGACTCTTGGCGCATGTGGCGCCTAAAATCCCTGAAAAAACCCAGATAATACCTTCGTATTTTACGGGTAAAACCGTGGTGGTAACAGGAAGCATGCGCATGCCAAGAGAGAGCATTAAAGCCCTTTTGGAAGCCCATGGCGCCAAGGTTTCGGGGAGTGTTTCTAAAAAAACCGATGTGGTGATTTTTGGAGAAGACGCGGGAAGTAAGTTAGACAAAGCTATCACATTAGGAGTAGAAACCATGCCAGAAACAACCTTACACGAATTAATAAGCCAATCCCATGCGTCTTGA
- the folP gene encoding dihydropteroate synthase: MTCCVLSPSTDVCALLKTMNITPEGVKILEKKGAMNLIYLRDLRTPGANILKQDALSVGADLAVPRGTICCETHTVDALLMATNAQVKALARKASAQPFGLKNLSLFLHSLGVITREKPSVMGIVNLNADSFFKGSRCEEHTALERIETMIAQGAAYIDIGGVSSRPGSIGVSAEEEMARIKPVIDAVYAHKLYEKAVFSLDSYTPKCLDYALSHGFGLVNDITGLADDAVAKLAGEYGAVVCIMHMQGDPKTMQHHPHYEDVIGEVDSFFKQRIEKAKSFGVEKIILDVGIGFGKTVEHNLVLLKHQGHFLRFGYPLLVGASRKSLINTLSPSGVEERLGGTLALHLEAVRNGASIVRCHDVFEHVQAVRVMEALEETLVQGRCL, from the coding sequence ATGACCTGTTGTGTTCTTTCGCCCTCTACGGATGTGTGTGCTTTGCTGAAAACCATGAATATTACCCCTGAGGGGGTGAAGATTTTGGAGAAAAAAGGGGCGATGAACCTGATTTACCTCCGAGACTTGCGCACGCCTGGGGCAAATATTTTAAAACAAGACGCCCTTTCTGTGGGGGCAGATTTAGCAGTACCTCGTGGAACGATTTGTTGTGAAACACACACGGTGGACGCGCTTTTAATGGCAACGAATGCACAGGTAAAAGCCCTTGCACGCAAAGCAAGCGCGCAGCCTTTTGGACTTAAAAACCTCAGCCTCTTTTTACATTCTTTGGGTGTCATCACAAGGGAGAAACCCTCGGTGATGGGGATTGTAAACCTCAATGCAGACAGTTTTTTCAAAGGAAGTCGCTGTGAAGAGCACACTGCTTTAGAGCGCATTGAGACGATGATAGCCCAAGGTGCTGCCTATATTGACATCGGCGGGGTTTCCTCGCGTCCTGGTAGTATTGGGGTGAGTGCAGAAGAAGAGATGGCGCGCATCAAGCCTGTCATCGACGCGGTGTATGCCCACAAATTGTACGAAAAAGCGGTTTTTAGCCTTGATAGTTACACACCAAAATGTCTAGACTACGCACTTTCTCATGGTTTTGGGCTAGTGAATGACATCACGGGGCTTGCAGACGATGCGGTAGCAAAACTTGCAGGAGAGTACGGGGCTGTTGTGTGCATCATGCACATGCAAGGAGACCCCAAAACCATGCAGCACCATCCGCATTATGAGGATGTGATAGGGGAAGTGGACAGTTTTTTTAAACAGCGGATTGAAAAAGCAAAAAGCTTTGGTGTCGAAAAAATTATCTTGGATGTGGGGATTGGATTTGGAAAAACAGTGGAGCATAACTTGGTGTTATTGAAACACCAAGGGCATTTTTTGCGTTTTGGTTACCCTTTGCTTGTGGGTGCGAGCCGTAAGTCGCTCATTAACACGCTCTCGCCTTCTGGAGTGGAAGAGCGTCTTGGCGGGACCCTTGCTTTGCACCTTGAGGCGGTGCGTAATGGTGCAAGCATCGTGCGGTGCCATGATGTGTTTGAGCACGTGCAAGCGGTGCGCGTCATGGAAGCCCTTGAAGAGACCTTGGTGCAGGGGAGATGTCTATGA
- a CDS encoding DNA polymerase III subunit delta' translates to MSSEPTSYITVVPDLEAFEASLLHSHSKNRLKLFIKDDFLVEDAKAVIKEAYVAEASVKVIALGAKSYNIYAQNTLLKVLEEPPHNTVFIVGALSKTSLLPTIRSRLPVVSLVQEKLSFTTSLRFRSLGLKEIYAFVQARKFLERQELKTLLQTIVIEATQQGVRFTHQDLELFGVLVQLAELNSRAHNLLMTQLLTIYQRVRS, encoded by the coding sequence ATGAGTAGTGAGCCTACAAGCTACATTACTGTTGTGCCAGATTTGGAAGCTTTTGAGGCTTCTTTGTTGCATTCACACAGTAAAAACAGATTAAAACTCTTTATCAAAGATGATTTTTTAGTAGAGGATGCCAAGGCGGTGATTAAAGAGGCCTATGTTGCAGAGGCTTCCGTAAAGGTTATTGCTCTTGGGGCAAAAAGTTACAATATTTATGCTCAAAACACTTTGTTGAAAGTGCTAGAAGAGCCTCCACACAATACAGTTTTTATAGTAGGGGCGCTGTCGAAGACCTCCCTTTTGCCAACCATTCGGTCTAGGCTTCCTGTTGTCTCATTAGTGCAAGAGAAGCTTTCTTTTACTACTTCTTTGCGATTTCGCTCTTTGGGACTAAAAGAGATTTATGCCTTTGTGCAGGCACGAAAATTTTTAGAACGCCAAGAGTTAAAAACCCTCTTGCAAACCATTGTTATAGAAGCAACCCAGCAAGGGGTGCGTTTTACCCACCAGGATTTGGAGCTTTTTGGGGTTTTGGTGCAACTGGCGGAGTTAAATTCCAGAGCACACAATTTGCTCATGACGCAACTGCTCACCATTTACCAAAGAGTGCGTTCATGA
- a CDS encoding HobA family DNA replication regulator codes for MQAFLKWTLETIRKEGSWMSWMEEKRLEWVPLAASRLQNLMNGHTFIVVTDEEREWFAHYMVSSINRNTSSRPLLPFVSLKTFFPNLDKLRSREEIVLLEDMLSLSFPNGYTLFYVGKSNDFKSQIAKQRDESFMWILDEQMQNSFYLSSSDELLDVKLIQLYKLMEKTIDALLFAEVSVEDE; via the coding sequence ATGCAGGCATTTTTAAAGTGGACGCTTGAAACCATTCGCAAAGAAGGCTCATGGATGAGCTGGATGGAGGAAAAACGCTTGGAGTGGGTGCCTTTAGCTGCTTCAAGACTCCAAAACCTTATGAATGGACATACGTTTATTGTAGTAACAGATGAGGAGAGGGAGTGGTTTGCTCATTATATGGTCTCCTCTATTAACCGCAACACAAGCAGTCGTCCGCTTTTGCCTTTTGTTTCGTTAAAAACATTTTTTCCAAATTTAGACAAATTGCGTTCACGGGAGGAGATTGTGTTGTTAGAAGACATGCTCTCTCTCTCTTTTCCTAATGGTTATACGTTGTTTTATGTAGGTAAAAGTAACGATTTTAAATCGCAAATTGCAAAACAAAGAGATGAAAGTTTTATGTGGATTTTAGATGAGCAGATGCAAAACAGTTTTTACCTTAGTTCTTCGGATGAGTTATTGGATGTTAAGCTCATTCAATTGTATAAGCTCATGGAAAAGACCATAGACGCACTCCTCTTTGCTGAGGTGAGTGTCGAAGATGAGTAG
- a CDS encoding aspartate kinase, protein MLIVQKYGGTSVGTLERIEAVAQRVAKTRAEGHDVVVVVSAMSGETNKLIEYAEYFSKNPKQREMDMLLSSGERVTSALLAIALTEKNCPAVAFSGRQAGIVTDEVHTKARIDHIDTKRMKEDLKAGNVIVVAGFQGVTLSGEVSTLGRGGSDLSAVAVAGALEADVCEIYTDVDGVYTTDPRIEPKAKKLDKISYEEMLELASLGAKVLQNRSVELAKKLNVNLVTRSSFNDNPGTLITKEENIMEQPLVSGVALDRNQARITLRGVTDKPGIAAEIFTTLANCNINVDMIIQNVGHDGTTNLGFTVPENELGIARKAIDELQPANTVEYDSEIVKVSVVGVGMKSHSGVASRAFQTMADEGINIEMISTSEIKISMVVHRKYGELAVRALHKAYGLEE, encoded by the coding sequence ATGTTGATTGTGCAAAAGTACGGAGGAACCAGTGTAGGTACCTTGGAGCGCATTGAAGCAGTTGCCCAGCGTGTTGCAAAGACAAGGGCCGAAGGACACGATGTGGTCGTGGTGGTTTCTGCCATGAGTGGCGAGACCAACAAGCTTATCGAATATGCGGAATATTTTAGCAAGAACCCAAAACAGCGAGAAATGGATATGCTTTTAAGTTCGGGCGAGCGAGTGACGAGTGCATTACTTGCCATTGCGCTTACTGAAAAAAATTGTCCTGCAGTTGCTTTTTCGGGACGACAAGCGGGCATTGTTACAGACGAGGTGCATACAAAAGCACGCATTGATCACATCGATACAAAGCGCATGAAAGAAGACCTTAAAGCGGGCAATGTGATTGTTGTTGCTGGCTTTCAAGGTGTAACACTTTCGGGCGAAGTTTCCACGCTAGGCAGAGGAGGAAGTGACCTTTCCGCTGTGGCTGTCGCAGGAGCATTAGAAGCAGATGTTTGTGAAATTTATACCGATGTGGATGGAGTGTATACAACAGACCCGCGCATTGAGCCCAAAGCAAAAAAGCTTGATAAAATCAGTTACGAAGAGATGCTTGAACTTGCATCTTTGGGAGCAAAAGTGCTTCAAAACCGTTCGGTTGAATTGGCCAAAAAGCTTAATGTGAACCTTGTCACACGTAGCAGTTTTAACGATAATCCTGGAACCTTAATCACAAAGGAAGAAAATATTATGGAACAACCACTTGTAAGCGGCGTTGCCCTTGATCGCAACCAAGCGCGCATTACCCTACGGGGAGTGACAGATAAGCCTGGTATTGCGGCTGAGATTTTTACCACGTTGGCTAATTGCAACATTAACGTAGACATGATTATTCAAAATGTAGGGCACGATGGTACGACCAATCTTGGGTTTACTGTTCCTGAAAATGAGCTAGGGATTGCCCGCAAGGCAATTGACGAGCTTCAGCCTGCCAATACAGTGGAGTATGACAGTGAAATTGTTAAAGTTTCTGTTGTGGGTGTGGGTATGAAATCCCACAGCGGTGTGGCAAGTCGCGCGTTTCAAACAATGGCAGACGAGGGTATTAATATCGAGATGATTAGCACGAGTGAAATTAAAATTTCCATGGTGGTACACCGAAAATATGGAGAATTGGCTGTTCGAGCACTGCACAAAGCGTACGGACTGGAAGAATAA
- a CDS encoding RNA pyrophosphohydrolase gives MAEKKRFRPNVAAIVLSPHYPHKCDILIALRGDIDGAWQFPQGGIDKGESPKQALLRELEEEIGTRDVEVIARYPEWLSYEFPDKIAKKMYPYDGQTQTYFLVRLKPKAKINLGSDHPEFIDYTFINVGRVLDVITHFKKPVYKKVLRYFKQEGYL, from the coding sequence ATGGCAGAGAAAAAACGATTTCGTCCAAATGTCGCCGCGATTGTGCTTTCTCCGCATTATCCACACAAGTGCGACATTTTAATCGCCCTTCGGGGAGATATTGATGGGGCATGGCAATTTCCTCAAGGGGGAATTGACAAGGGGGAAAGCCCAAAACAAGCCCTTTTGAGAGAACTCGAAGAAGAAATTGGAACTAGAGATGTTGAAGTTATTGCGCGGTATCCTGAGTGGCTTTCTTATGAATTTCCCGATAAAATTGCCAAAAAGATGTATCCCTATGACGGACAAACCCAAACCTATTTTTTAGTACGACTTAAGCCAAAAGCTAAAATAAATTTAGGGTCTGACCATCCTGAGTTTATTGACTATACTTTTATTAATGTGGGTCGCGTGCTTGATGTGATTACCCATTTTAAAAAACCTGTTTATAAAAAGGTGCTACGCTATTTTAAACAAGAAGGATATTTGTAG
- the hemW gene encoding radical SAM family heme chaperone HemW, producing MLLYLHVPFCQTKCHYCSFHSYIQHNSLKEAYIKAVMVQFQNEAKHFNLAPASLSSFFIGGGTPSTLTPAQYAPLFEIISPYLHPEAEISTEANPNTANRSWIEGMIALGVNRMSFGVQSFHQDKLAFLGRNHTNDEACRAIETAASLGVNSVSIDLMYGTAMDTKTSLKKELDFAFALPISHLSAYALTLEEGTPFYNRTETLNPSEPLARWFAKAITHRGFKQYEISNFGTVFCQHNLGYWEHRRYIGLGCGAVGYDGTARLYPSQEIHTYLKKPATQRREVLSPQEIITEKIFLGLRSHIGVAMGLLTPEQQARASLLEKEKKVFFSNDRVYNCDYFLSDELALFIL from the coding sequence ATGCTTTTGTATTTACATGTACCCTTTTGTCAAACCAAGTGTCACTACTGCTCTTTTCATTCTTACATCCAGCATAACTCTCTCAAAGAGGCTTATATTAAAGCAGTCATGGTACAGTTCCAAAACGAAGCTAAACATTTTAACCTCGCTCCTGCGTCCTTGAGTTCATTTTTTATTGGCGGCGGTACGCCCTCTACTCTAACCCCTGCCCAATACGCACCATTATTTGAGATTATTTCCCCCTATTTGCATCCTGAAGCAGAAATTTCTACCGAAGCCAATCCCAACACTGCCAACCGCTCTTGGATTGAAGGTATGATTGCCTTAGGTGTTAATCGCATGAGCTTTGGTGTGCAAAGTTTTCATCAAGACAAGCTTGCTTTTTTGGGCAGAAACCACACTAACGACGAAGCGTGTCGCGCCATAGAAACAGCGGCAAGCCTTGGTGTTAACTCTGTTTCCATTGACCTTATGTACGGCACCGCCATGGACACCAAGACCTCCCTAAAAAAAGAGTTGGATTTTGCCTTTGCCCTACCCATCTCGCATCTTAGCGCTTATGCTTTAACCCTTGAAGAGGGAACACCTTTTTATAACCGCACCGAAACCCTCAACCCTTCAGAGCCTCTTGCAAGGTGGTTTGCCAAAGCAATTACACACCGTGGGTTTAAGCAATATGAAATCTCCAATTTTGGCACTGTTTTTTGCCAACACAATTTGGGGTATTGGGAACATAGGCGCTACATAGGTCTTGGATGCGGCGCGGTTGGGTACGACGGCACCGCACGCTTGTATCCCTCGCAAGAGATTCACACATACCTTAAAAAGCCCGCAACACAACGGCGCGAAGTGCTGTCCCCTCAAGAAATAATTACTGAAAAAATTTTTCTAGGGTTGCGTAGCCATATAGGTGTTGCCATGGGTCTTCTCACGCCCGAGCAGCAAGCGCGGGCTTCTCTCCTTGAAAAAGAAAAGAAGGTCTTTTTTTCTAATGATCGCGTTTATAATTGTGATTATTTTCTCTCTGACGAGCTAGCCTTATTTATCCTTTAG
- the tatB gene encoding Sec-independent protein translocase protein TatB, with protein MFGMSFTEILIVAVIAVLFLGPDKLPTALVQVAKFFKSFKSSINEAKSTFEQEVKLQELREDSLKYKKQLERGAAEVRKKLTFEELEELKEAKANVNKTLNDIKEDLDASSAFDAPKKEADPAVASKPPEENSKETPNLTKESNA; from the coding sequence ATGTTTGGAATGAGCTTTACCGAAATTCTTATCGTTGCTGTCATTGCTGTGCTCTTTTTGGGCCCAGATAAACTGCCCACAGCCCTTGTTCAAGTGGCTAAATTCTTCAAAAGCTTCAAAAGTAGCATCAACGAAGCCAAATCCACCTTTGAGCAAGAGGTAAAACTTCAAGAGCTACGCGAAGATAGCCTCAAATACAAAAAACAACTTGAGCGTGGTGCAGCTGAGGTGCGCAAAAAACTCACCTTTGAAGAGCTTGAAGAGCTCAAAGAAGCTAAAGCAAACGTTAATAAAACACTCAATGACATCAAGGAAGACCTTGATGCTAGTAGTGCTTTTGATGCCCCAAAAAAGGAAGCTGACCCAGCAGTTGCTTCAAAGCCCCCTGAAGAAAATTCAAAAGAAACCCCTAATTTAACGAAAGAGAGTAATGCCTAA
- the tatC gene encoding twin-arginine translocase subunit TatC produces MLDELKPHLVELRKRLGISVAVVFVMFFVCFSFWEPLLQWMIAPLEEVLPAGSSVIFTKVQEPFFTAIKVAFFAGFILSLPVIFWQFWLFVAPGLYEHEKHLVVPFVFFATLMFLSGATFCYYAVIPIGFDFLINFGDALFTALPSIGEYVGFFTKLLIAFGIAFEMPVITFFLAKLGLVDDKTLKGFFRYAVIFIFIFSALLTPPDVITQFLMAGPMIILYGVSILIAKSVNPASEDQEEEEEDFEEDEEETKKNKNTEDEEDENDIG; encoded by the coding sequence ATGCTTGACGAACTCAAACCCCACTTGGTCGAACTTCGCAAACGCTTAGGAATTTCCGTAGCAGTTGTTTTTGTCATGTTTTTTGTCTGTTTTAGCTTTTGGGAGCCTTTACTACAGTGGATGATTGCCCCCCTTGAAGAAGTACTTCCCGCAGGCAGTTCTGTTATCTTTACCAAGGTTCAAGAGCCTTTTTTCACCGCCATTAAGGTCGCTTTTTTTGCGGGCTTCATTCTCTCTTTGCCTGTTATTTTTTGGCAGTTTTGGCTTTTTGTGGCTCCTGGGCTTTACGAACACGAAAAACACCTTGTAGTGCCTTTTGTCTTTTTTGCAACCTTAATGTTTCTTTCTGGTGCCACTTTTTGTTACTACGCTGTTATCCCCATAGGATTTGACTTTTTAATTAACTTTGGCGACGCCCTCTTTACGGCTCTTCCAAGCATCGGCGAGTATGTTGGGTTTTTTACCAAACTCTTAATTGCCTTTGGTATTGCTTTTGAAATGCCTGTTATTACCTTTTTCCTTGCTAAACTTGGTCTTGTGGATGACAAAACCCTCAAGGGCTTTTTTCGCTATGCTGTGATTTTTATTTTTATTTTCTCAGCCCTTCTTACGCCACCTGATGTTATCACACAATTTCTCATGGCTGGCCCCATGATTATTCTTTATGGCGTCTCTATTTTAATTGCAAAATCTGTCAATCCAGCCTCTGAAGACCAAGAAGAGGAAGAAGAGGATTTTGAAGAGGACGAAGAAGAAACCAAAAAAAATAAAAACACCGAAGACGAGGAAGACGAAAACGACATTGGATAA
- the queA gene encoding tRNA preQ1(34) S-adenosylmethionine ribosyltransferase-isomerase QueA, whose protein sequence is MDKLLLQSSYDYTLPSELIATAPVFPRNHARLLVYNRTSGTLTHARFDSLFSFLPSECNILLNNTKVIKARLFGTKQSGGKIELLLNSPLPNGAYRVYVRGKVTSGTQLFFQNGLEACVEELCEDGTRIVRFTCKEMPVSLPTLYGILEEIGHIPLPPYIKREDNQEDNHNYQSVFASVQGAVAAPTASLHFTQEMLKTLQKRHKNATLTLHVGAGTFKPVEVLDIRDHVMHEEQFHIPQEAKTLIDTPTPLLAVGTTVTRTVEYYARTKKLHGACDLFLHPHNPPVRVTHLLTNFHLPKSTLLMLVASFVGLEKTLELYKEAVKEGYRFFSYGDAMLIL, encoded by the coding sequence TTGGATAAGCTTCTTCTTCAAAGCAGTTACGACTACACGCTTCCTAGCGAACTTATCGCAACTGCTCCTGTTTTTCCAAGGAACCATGCGCGACTTTTGGTTTATAACCGCACTTCAGGCACGCTTACTCATGCGCGCTTTGATAGCCTGTTTTCATTTCTTCCCTCAGAGTGCAACATTTTACTAAACAACACCAAGGTGATTAAAGCACGGCTTTTTGGCACCAAGCAAAGTGGCGGAAAAATCGAATTGTTGCTCAACTCACCACTGCCCAATGGAGCATATCGGGTTTATGTTCGCGGCAAAGTAACCTCAGGCACACAACTTTTTTTTCAAAACGGCCTAGAGGCATGCGTGGAAGAGCTTTGTGAAGATGGAACGCGCATTGTACGCTTTACATGTAAAGAGATGCCCGTCTCTCTACCCACCCTTTATGGCATTCTTGAAGAGATTGGACACATTCCTTTGCCGCCTTATATAAAGCGGGAAGATAATCAAGAAGATAATCACAACTACCAAAGCGTGTTTGCTTCTGTTCAAGGTGCTGTAGCTGCACCCACTGCTTCCTTGCATTTCACCCAAGAGATGCTAAAGACACTGCAAAAACGCCATAAAAACGCCACATTGACTTTGCATGTGGGCGCGGGGACTTTTAAGCCTGTGGAGGTCCTAGATATTCGTGATCATGTGATGCACGAAGAACAATTCCACATCCCCCAAGAAGCCAAAACCCTCATCGATACTCCCACGCCCTTGCTTGCTGTTGGTACTACAGTAACGCGCACGGTTGAGTATTACGCACGGACTAAAAAACTCCACGGAGCATGCGATTTGTTTTTACACCCTCATAATCCCCCTGTTCGCGTCACCCACCTCTTGACCAATTTTCATCTTCCAAAATCCACGCTTTTAATGTTGGTAGCAAGTTTTGTGGGATTAGAAAAAACGCTAGAACTCTACAAAGAAGCTGTAAAAGAGGGATATCGATTTTTTTCTTACGGGGATGCGATGCTCATTCTCTAA
- a CDS encoding flagellar biosynthesis protein FlgE → MQVNQSSMTAHTTYLAANANNVANVNTEGYGALKTSLNNDVQGNVAASVTPTQNPTSLERELTDQIVIDNGFDAQVRSIQTKDDMLGTVLDIRS, encoded by the coding sequence ATGCAAGTCAATCAATCTTCCATGACCGCACATACCACTTACCTTGCGGCCAATGCCAATAACGTTGCTAACGTTAACACTGAAGGTTATGGGGCGCTTAAAACGTCGCTCAATAATGACGTGCAAGGAAACGTAGCTGCCTCGGTAACACCAACACAAAATCCCACTTCTTTAGAAAGAGAGCTTACAGATCAAATTGTCATTGACAATGGTTTTGATGCGCAGGTACGCTCTATTCAGACCAAAGATGATATGCTAGGAACCGTGTTGGACATTCGCAGTTAA
- a CDS encoding arsenate reductase family protein: MVVYGIKTCGSVKKALGFFKNHALDVEFIDVRQEPISGEKLDAWLSYTTIDTLLNTKGTKYRTLELKELHLDDEAKREWLLKEPLLIKRPVIEYDHGVLVGYDEKAYSRLFLT, encoded by the coding sequence GTGGTTGTTTACGGAATCAAGACTTGTGGAAGTGTCAAAAAAGCGTTAGGGTTTTTTAAAAATCATGCCCTTGATGTTGAGTTTATCGATGTACGACAAGAACCCATTAGTGGTGAAAAGCTTGATGCGTGGCTAAGCTACACCACCATCGACACCCTTCTTAACACCAAAGGAACAAAGTACCGCACCCTTGAACTTAAAGAGTTACATCTGGATGATGAAGCAAAGCGCGAATGGTTACTAAAGGAGCCTTTACTCATCAAGCGCCCTGTCATTGAATATGACCACGGCGTTCTTGTAGGCTACGATGAAAAAGCCTACAGCAGGCTGTTTCTGACCTAA
- the ruvX gene encoding Holliday junction resolvase RuvX has protein sequence MDKTCVMAIDVGLKRIGVALSFDGSLVFPQPCVFRKNREQASMDVLKLTHKWKVERLVVGLPKDGQSSEEMARRIHHFVGLVGFEGEVIYVDEQGSSVEAKERMRGVTKQERDGKIDSLAALIILERYLAQCRKD, from the coding sequence ATGGATAAAACCTGCGTAATGGCAATTGATGTGGGATTAAAACGCATTGGCGTGGCACTGAGTTTTGATGGCTCGTTGGTTTTTCCTCAACCGTGTGTTTTTCGCAAAAACAGAGAACAAGCCTCAATGGATGTGCTAAAGCTTACTCATAAGTGGAAGGTTGAGCGCCTTGTGGTTGGGCTTCCAAAAGACGGACAAAGCAGCGAGGAAATGGCGCGTAGAATTCATCATTTTGTAGGGTTAGTCGGCTTTGAGGGCGAGGTGATATATGTGGACGAACAAGGAAGTTCCGTGGAAGCAAAAGAGCGCATGCGAGGTGTTACAAAACAAGAGCGAGATGGAAAGATAGATTCCCTTGCTGCTTTGATTATCCTTGAGCGTTACTTGGCGCAGTGTAGGAAAGATTAG